The region ATTTGATCACGAATTTGCATAGTCATTTCTACAGAAAAATCATTCGGCTTACCTTATCAGCAAACTTGCTGAAAGCAAAGTACGGTACGGCTTTGGTCTTTTAGAATAGCTTAGTTTATCAACTCTTTAACCAGCAGGAAGCATCCTGAACTGAAGAGTAATCCAAGCACAATCTGTTTAAAAAGTTGTTCTGAAATTCGATGGAATAGGCGCGCACCCAAAATGGCGGGAATACTGACTGCAAGAATCAGTACAGCCATATAGGGCAAGTGACTCTGATTTAAATTGCCCTGATAAAGATAGGCTGCCAAGGTAAACATCTGAATGGCGAAATTAAAGTGACGCAAAATATAGCGCTGTTGATCTTTGGGGAGCTGTTTGAGCATTAACCAGGCAGAAGGTACTGAACCACAGAACCCACCCAAACCGCCTAAAATTCCACCTACCAAACCAATACCCGCATCGGCAGTTTTGCCTGAATGTTGAATTAGTCGGATTTGAGGATTGCATAACATGAGTGGACACCAGGTGATGAGGAAAAGGCCCAGCAAGACACGGAAGCTTTGTGCCTCAATGATATTCAATAACCAGGTACCGAGCGGGACTCCGATCAGTCCGGCAATTAAATAGGGTAGATAAAGTGCCTTATGCAGATGAACTTGCTTTTGTTCATTCGATAATGAAATGACGTGGCTCCAAATCGAAGCAAATACAAGGAGGGGCGCAGCAATTTGAGGGCTGAGTACCCATACCCAAAATGACATGGCAATTAAAGCAAAGGCAAAACCGGTAAGACCCTGTACGAATCCTGCGATCATTGCACCTAAAATAAATAACAGCCAAGTCATTCTGATCAGTCGATAAAGAAAGTCAGCAGTATTTAAAAGATTGCTGGAAAAGCCAAGCTGATATTTAGCTGTATTTATGCAATTCTTAGTCAAAGTTTAGATAAATAATTTATTTAAAAAATTGATTGAATAGTTTTTGTAATGCATAAAAAGTAAACAAATCGGTACAGGAGACCAACAAGGGCTTCGTGCACTCTCCATGAAATAGTTTGATACTAACAGAGTGCAGGAAAGAGGTGATGAAAATGAAAAAAATGATATTACTGTCATCTGTATTGGCAGTGGCCTTAACCGGTTGTATGGTCGATCCTTGGGATGATGATTATCGTGGTCATCGAGATCGTAATGGACATTATGACCGCGACCATGGTGACCGGGACTGGAAAAATAAAGATCATCGTGACTGGAAACGTGATCGGGACGACCGTGACTGGCGTGATCGCCGTTAACAGATCAGCTATTTATAACTTACATTTCACAAAAAAAGGATTCCATACAGGAATCCTTTTTTTAATGCTTTTTATGCAAATATTTATTTACTTTTTCTGATATAACCCGGCACGTACTGTCCCAGCCTTGGTGTTTTTAATCAGTTGCCAAGACGAAGGGAGCTGCAAAGTATTCAAATCCCGATCTGCTTCGACATAAATCAGAGCTTCAGGCTTAATCAGCGGATCAGCAAGTCCAGCCAGAGAAGTCCACAAGTCCAGGCTATATGGTGGGTCTAAAAAGACCAGATCAAATTGATCTTTCAAAGTTGGTAAAGCCTGCTGCGCCGTGGTCACTTTCAGTTGTGCACGTGCTTTGGTGACTTTAAGCAGCTCCAGATTCTGGCTTAAAAATTGTGCCTGAGTACGATCCGGTTCAATCATCACCACGCTGGCTGAACCACGAGAAAGTGCTTCAAAGGACAAAGCACCAGAACCGGCGCAGATATCCAGCACCTTGGCATTCTGTATATCCCACATCAGCCAGTTAAACAGGGTTTCACGGACACGGTCCGGGGTGGGACGTAAACCGTCTATACTGGCAAAGGCCAGTTGACGACGTTTCCAGTCACCGCCAATAATTCGTAGCTGATTTTTCATGTATTAATCTCCTTCTACAGCAGGTGCAGAGTTCGCAGATGAGTTCGAACGAGATGGGTTTGATGTTGTATTTGATGAAGTTGGTGGTGCATCCGTGCTGTTAGGTGTTGCTGCAGCATCAGGGCTAAGAATACTTGCACCACTTGGTAGTTCACCAGGTTTAATTCCGGCTGTCATCAGTCCCCCACTTAATTGATGGCTGAGAGGGCGTACCGGATTTTTATCCTTATGCAATAACCAGTAATCAAAAATAGGGCGGGCCAGTGCAGTGGCTGCACTACCGCCACGGCCATTTTCCAGAATGACTGCAATGGCAATTTCAGGCTTTTCTGCAGGGGCAAAACCGACAAACAGACCATGGTCAAGCTGGCGATCAGTGAGCAGGGCTTCATTGTAGCGTTTACCCTGGGCAATACTTTTCACCTGGGCTGTACCGGTTTTACCGGCAATACTATATTGCAAGCCGCCTTTAATGCCACGACCTGTACCGGATTGAATGACATCAACCATGGCATCGCGCATCTTGAACCAGTCTTCTTCTTGCCCATTAAAATCGATCTTGCCATGGGTTCCATTATGGACTTTAAATGCTTTGGCACCACGGCTTTCACGCAGGACATGCGGTACGACCTTATTGCCGTGGTTGGCAGTAATTGCAGTTGCCATAGCTAACTGTAATGGGGTTGCTGTAAAGGCACCCTGGCCAATACTTACCGAAATCGTTTCACCACGTAACCATTTAGAGTTCCGCGTACGCATTTTCCATTCAGGACTTGGATATAGACCAGAGCTTTCACTTGGCAGATCGACACCCGTTTTTTCACCAAAACCAAACTGACGCATCCAGTCATTCATCTTTTCAATGCCCATACGATAGGACATGACATAGAAATAGGTATCGCAGGAAACCACCTGAGCTTTATGCAGATTTACAGTACCATGGCCGGTTTTCTTATGGTCACGGAAACGGTGGCTATCACCCGGTAAAGTGAAATAACCGGGATCGGAAATCGCGGTACTCCAATCGACCAAGCCATAATGAAGGCCACCAAGGCCAAACATCGGTTTAATGGTCGAACCTGGAGGATAAGTGCCTTGAACCGCGCGGTTATACAGCGGCTGATCAAGATTATCACGCAAGAAAGAATAATCTTTGGTGCTGATCCCGGTCACGAACAGGTTCGGATTGAAACTTGGGCTAGAAACCAGTGCTAAAATTTCCCCTGTACCTGGATTCATGGCAACAATGGCGCCACGACGTCCTGCCAGTTGCTCTGAAGCCACCACTTGCAGACCATAATCCAGAGATAAAAACAGGTCATTGCCGCGTACCGGATCCTTACGCCCAAGATGGCGCAGCACATTACCATGTGCATCGGCTTCGACCGATTCATTTCCTGGCACGCCGTGGAGCAGCTCCTCATAGGATTTTTCCACCCCGATTTTCCCGATCAGGTTGGTGCCGGCATACAGGTCCTTATCAATACTTTTTAATTCTTTGTCATTGATACGGCCGACGTAACCAATCACGTGGGCAAATAATTCACCATGTGGATAGTAGCGGGTCATCTGGGTATCAATTTTTACACCGGGGAAGAGGTGTTTGATCTCACTAAAGCGGGCAATATCGGTTTCGGTCAGATTTAGTTTGATAGAAACACGTTCTGTTTTTTTTGCGGTTTTAATCCGGCTATTAAAACGTTCGATATCTTCTTCGTTTAGCTCCAGAATCGGGGTCAGGCGCTTAATCGTATCATCAATATCCTCAACATCGGCACGACTTAAGGTGGCAGTAAATACCGGATAGTTATCCGCTAAAAGTACGCCATTGCGGTCATAGATGTAGCCGCGTGCAGGGGCAAGCGGTTGCAGACGGATACGGTTCTGGTCAGAAGCGGTGTTGAATTCATTGAAGCTGACAATCTGTAAATACGCATAGCGGCTGATCAGTAGCAGCATACAGATGATGACCAAGCCAATCGAGAAAAACACACGATTGCGATAAATGCGTTTTTCTTGCTGTACATTTTTTAATGGAAAATGCTGCTTCATACGAGATCGACTTAGACCTGAACACGGATGGGAATGAAAGTGCGTTATTCTAACCCAACTGGCCTGGTTTGGATATTGAAATACGAGCAGGTTGCCCACCGGTTAAACGTTGACTTTGCAGACATTAAAATTGTCCACTGTTGTATACAACTGCGTGGATAATTCTGCTAAAGTCCAAAGTGAATAAAAAAAGGACGATACCTTAAAATTATAATGAATCAAGGATATTGGTGAAAAGGAATGAATAAATTATACCCTTTGCTGGCATTTGCTTTAATCGCAAATGCGGCTCATGCACATGATTCCACGTCTATACCTGAAGCAAAACTGAGCAATAGTCAGGCAAGTACCTGGAATGTGGGGGCAGGATTTACCCGTAATATGATTCACCTGAATACTGAATGGGTGAATCCATATGGGATTACATATGTAAAAGGTGGTGTTTTTCTGGACGATGATAAGCCATTTGGTGCACAAGTTGGCTTCCGCTACCCGGCACACCTCACAGGAAAAGATAAAAATGGGTATTATGTCGGGGCATATGCTGGTCATATCCAGAGTAGAAAAGTAGATGGGGAATATGAAGCACGTCTTGGTGGCGGGGTGGATTTATCCTATGTCATGCTGAGTTCAGAACGGATCAGTACCTTCAGTGTCGGAATCGGTGCGGGTGAGGAAATGAAAAGCCGAAGTGGACATGTTGTGGCCGAAATCGAACCTCAACTACAATTCTCCTATACTTTAAGTATCGGTTTATAGAGAAAATATTCGACTTGATAAGAAATTGTATTCTGTGAACAAAGAATTAAATATGGAAGTTATACATGCTTGAGTACGTTAACGAGTTGTGGCAAGCCTTTCTGATGCGTCCAGATTTCTGGGCCGTGCTCAGTATTATTCCTGTCACTGCATTCGTTACCTGGGCACACGTATGGATGGCACTGAAAATGGTGTTTTATCCAATCACGTTCTGGGGATTCCATATTGGTCCATTGCCTGTCGGCTGGCAGGGCATTGTGCCGCGTAAAGCAGGACGAATTTCAGGCATTATCACAGACAATACCTTGTCTAAACTGGGATCGATCCAGGAATTTCTACAGGCGATGGATCCGGATGATATGGCACGGATCATCGGTGAGCAGGTGGGTTTCGAACTTGAACATCTGATTGATGAGGTCATGATCGACCGTAATGCAGTCTTGTGGGAAAACTTGCCGTATTCCATCAAGCGCCGTATTTATTCCCAGGCACACAAGCAGTTGCCGGATGTGTTGCGCGAATTAGTGACTGAGCTGACCATGAACGTCGAGTCACTTGTGGATATGCGTGACATGGTGGTTAGTCAAATGGAGGGTGACCGCCGTTTGATGGTGCGCATGTTCCTGAAGGTCGGACAGAAAGAAATTAACTTTATCTGGCATATCAGTGCTTTAATTGGTATGTTCTTTGGTCTGTTTCAGATGATCGTCTGGTTTGTGGTGCCTTGGCACTGGACTGTACCTTTCTGGGCAGCAATTTGGGGTTTCCTGACCAACTGGATCGCTATCTGGATGGTCTTCAATCCGATAGAACCACACTATGTGAAATACCCGCAGTTCTTCGCCCGCACGCAGAGTCGCAAGTTTCCATGGATCAAACCGGTTATTCCACGTATTGGCACCTATAACATACAAGGTGCTTTTATGAAACGTCAGGAAGAAGTCTCTGACGTCTTCGCAAGCGTAGTGACAGAAGATCTGATTACGCTAAAATCGATCATGACAGAAATGATGTATGGTGGTAAGAAAGAAAAAACCCGCCGGATCGTCAAACGTCACATTAACGAAATTATGGAAACTCCATTGGTTCGCACCTCTTTACAGCTATCTTTAGGGCCAAGAGAGTATGCAAAACTCAAGACAGACTTGATCGATCGCTCAATTGAAATTACGATGGTGCCTGTATGCGACCCTGCGTTTAATGCGAGCCGTGCACAGAAAATCTATCAAATGTTTAGAGACCGCATACGCGAGTTGACACCGAAGGAGTTTCAGAATCTGTTACGACCTGCGTTTCAGGAGGATGAGTGGATTCTGATTGTATTGGGTGGAGTAACCGGTTTTGTCGCGGGTTTAATCCATTTGTTTGTGGCTTTCTTATAACGAGACGCTGAAATGCTGGATACCTTTGGGGATGTCCAGACATTTGGTGTCCTATACATTGTTAAAAAAATGAGGATGTTTATATATGCGCATTATCTTACTCGGACCACCTGGAGCAGGTAAAGGTACACAAGCTCAGTTGATCTGTAAGCGCTACAATATCCCACAAATTTCAACCGGTGATATGCTCCGTGCTGCAATTCGTGAAGGAACTGAATTAGGTTTAAAAGCTAAAAGCGTCATGGATAATGGCGGTTTGGTTTCTGATGAGTTGATCATCGGTCTGGTTAAAGAACGTATTGCACAGCCTGACTGTGTAAATGGCTGCATTTTTGATGGCTTCCCGCGTACTATTCCACAGGCTGAAGCGCTTGAAAATGAAGGCATCAACATCGATCACGTGATTGAAATTGATGTACCGGACGAAGAAATCGTACAACGTCTTTCTGGCCGTCGTCAGCACCCGGCTTCTGGTCGTGTTTACCACATTGTTTATAATCCGCCAAAAGTGGAAGGTAAAGATGATGAAACTGGTGAAGATCTGGTTCAACGCCCTGATGACCAGGAAGAAACTATTCGTAAGCGTTTGGGCTCTTATCACACTGAAACTGAACAGCTGGTTGGCTTCTACCAAGGCCGTGCAGCATCAGGCGAAAATGCTCCGACTTATGACAAATTGAACGGTCTACGTCCAATTGAACAAGTTCAAACGGATCTATTCGCGATTCTAGATCAATCAAAATAATCATTAACCGATTATTTTGACAATCGAAGAGCCCTAAGTCATATTAGGGCTCTTTTTATTTCTGTGTCTTTAAAGGAATTGCGACTGTGAAAATTGGTTTGTTATTGCTCATGGTGGTGTTCTTGGCTGTTTTAGCAGGTCTTCTGGTCATGAGCTACCGAATGCTGAACAAAGTGCAGAAGCAGGAAAAAATCGAAAATAGGGACAAAACCCCAGAACGACAATTGCACCCGAAATTACAGGCTGAATTAGAGCAGCGCAAAAAGACGCAACAGCAGTCAGAAGAAAAGCAAAAGTAAGTATTCTCATCTGCTGACCCCTTAATAAAAAAGCTGAACCAGAGTTCAGCTTTTTTATTAAGGGGTCAGTCGATATTTTTCACTGTAATGGGTTTGAGTGCACCA is a window of Acinetobacter sp. ASP199 DNA encoding:
- the adk gene encoding adenylate kinase; this translates as MRIILLGPPGAGKGTQAQLICKRYNIPQISTGDMLRAAIREGTELGLKAKSVMDNGGLVSDELIIGLVKERIAQPDCVNGCIFDGFPRTIPQAEALENEGINIDHVIEIDVPDEEIVQRLSGRRQHPASGRVYHIVYNPPKVEGKDDETGEDLVQRPDDQEETIRKRLGSYHTETEQLVGFYQGRAASGENAPTYDKLNGLRPIEQVQTDLFAILDQSK
- the mrdA gene encoding penicillin-binding protein 2, with protein sequence MKQHFPLKNVQQEKRIYRNRVFFSIGLVIICMLLLISRYAYLQIVSFNEFNTASDQNRIRLQPLAPARGYIYDRNGVLLADNYPVFTATLSRADVEDIDDTIKRLTPILELNEEDIERFNSRIKTAKKTERVSIKLNLTETDIARFSEIKHLFPGVKIDTQMTRYYPHGELFAHVIGYVGRINDKELKSIDKDLYAGTNLIGKIGVEKSYEELLHGVPGNESVEADAHGNVLRHLGRKDPVRGNDLFLSLDYGLQVVASEQLAGRRGAIVAMNPGTGEILALVSSPSFNPNLFVTGISTKDYSFLRDNLDQPLYNRAVQGTYPPGSTIKPMFGLGGLHYGLVDWSTAISDPGYFTLPGDSHRFRDHKKTGHGTVNLHKAQVVSCDTYFYVMSYRMGIEKMNDWMRQFGFGEKTGVDLPSESSGLYPSPEWKMRTRNSKWLRGETISVSIGQGAFTATPLQLAMATAITANHGNKVVPHVLRESRGAKAFKVHNGTHGKIDFNGQEEDWFKMRDAMVDVIQSGTGRGIKGGLQYSIAGKTGTAQVKSIAQGKRYNEALLTDRQLDHGLFVGFAPAEKPEIAIAVILENGRGGSAATALARPIFDYWLLHKDKNPVRPLSHQLSGGLMTAGIKPGELPSGASILSPDAAATPNSTDAPPTSSNTTSNPSRSNSSANSAPAVEGD
- the rsmD gene encoding 16S rRNA (guanine(966)-N(2))-methyltransferase RsmD, translated to MKNQLRIIGGDWKRRQLAFASIDGLRPTPDRVRETLFNWLMWDIQNAKVLDICAGSGALSFEALSRGSASVVMIEPDRTQAQFLSQNLELLKVTKARAQLKVTTAQQALPTLKDQFDLVFLDPPYSLDLWTSLAGLADPLIKPEALIYVEADRDLNTLQLPSSWQLIKNTKAGTVRAGLYQKK
- a CDS encoding sulfite exporter TauE/SafE family protein; translation: MTWLLFILGAMIAGFVQGLTGFAFALIAMSFWVWVLSPQIAAPLLVFASIWSHVISLSNEQKQVHLHKALYLPYLIAGLIGVPLGTWLLNIIEAQSFRVLLGLFLITWCPLMLCNPQIRLIQHSGKTADAGIGLVGGILGGLGGFCGSVPSAWLMLKQLPKDQQRYILRHFNFAIQMFTLAAYLYQGNLNQSHLPYMAVLILAVSIPAILGARLFHRISEQLFKQIVLGLLFSSGCFLLVKELIN